One stretch of Cottoperca gobio chromosome 18, fCotGob3.1, whole genome shotgun sequence DNA includes these proteins:
- the rbpjb gene encoding recombination signal binding protein for immunoglobulin kappa J region b isoform X1 yields MAPVVTGKFGERPQPLRLTREAMRNYLKERGDQTVMILHAKVAQKSYGNEKRFFCPPPCVYLMGSGWKKKKEQMERDGCSEQESQPCAFIGIGNSDQEMQQLNLEGKNYCTAKTLYISDSDKRKHFMLSVKMFYGNSTDIGVFLSKRIKVISKPSKKKQSLKNADLCIASGTKVALFNRLRSQTVSTRYLHVEGGNFHASSQQWGAFYIHLLDDEESEGEEFTVRDGYIHYGQTVKLVCSVTGMALPRLIIRKVDKQTALLDADDPVSQLHKCAFYLKDTERMYLCLSQERIIQFQATPCPKEPNKEMINDGASWTIISTDKAEYTFYEGMGPVHSPVTPVPVVESLQLNGGGDVAMLELTGQNFTSNLRVWFGDVEAETMYRCAESMLCVVPDISAFREGWRWVRQPVQVPVTLVRNDGIIYSTTLTFTYTPEPGPRPHCSAAGAILRAGNSTLLSNNSQEAGPGVYGPNSTSNAGVTSSSSTAAAVVS; encoded by the exons gAAGTTCGGGGAGCGCCCGCAGCCACTGCGCCTCACAAG AGAAGCGATGAGGAATTACCTGAAGGAGCGAGGTGACCAAACTGTCATGATCCTGCACGCAAAAGTTGCACAGAAATCCTATGGCAATGAGAAAAG GTTTTTCTGCCCTCCTCCCTGCGTTTACCTGATGGGCAGTGgctggaagaaaaagaaggagcaGATGGAGCGAGACGGCTGCTCCGAGCAGGAGTCGCAGCCTTGTGCCTTCATCGGCATCGGCAACAGCGACCAAGAAATGCAACAGCTTAACTTAGAGGGAAAg AATTATTGCACAGCCAAAACCTTGTACATATCCGACTCCGACAAGAGAAAGCACTTCATGTTGTCTGTCAAGATGTTCTACGGCAACAGCACTGACATCGGCGTCTTCCTCAGCAAGAGGATCAAAGTCATCTCTAAGCCCTCCAAAAAGAAGCAGTCCCTCAAAAACGCTGACT TGTGCATCGCATCCGGGACCAAGGTGGCGCTCTTCAACCGGCTTCGGTCCCAAACGGTCAGCACGCGCTATCTACATGTGGAGGGCGGCAACTTCCACGCCAGCTCCCAGCAGTGGGGCGCCTTTTACATCCACCTGT tggaTGACGAGGAGTCAGAAGGAGAAGAGTTCACTGTGAGAGACGGTTACATCCACTACGGACAGACAGTCAAGCTGGTGTGCTCCGTCACTGGCATGGCGCTGCCCAGATTG ATCATCCGCAAAGTGGACAAGCAGACGGCGCTGCTGGACGCCGACGACCCCGTCTCCCAGCTCCACAAGTGTGCCTTCTACCTGAAGGACACGGAACGCATGTACCTGTGCCTTTCCCAAGAAAGGATCATTCAGTTTCAA GCCACTCCATGCCCAAAGGAACCAAACAAGGAGATGATCAACGACGGCGCCTCCTGGACAATCATCAGCACAGACAAAGCTGAATACACTTTCTACGAGGGCATGGGCCCCGTCCACTCGCCTGTCACCCCCGTGCCTGTGGTAGAGAGCTTACAG CTAAACGGCGGAGGCGACGTCGCCATGCTGGAGCTGACGGGACAGAACTTCACTTCAAATCTGCGGGTCTGGTTCGGAGACGTCGAGGCTGAGACCATGTACAG GTGTGCGGAGAGCATGCTGTGCGTGGTGCCCGACATCTCCGCCTTCCGCGAGGGCTGGCGCTGGGTGCGGCAGCCCGTCCAGGTGCCCGTCACGCTGGTTAGGAACGACGGCATCATTTATTCCACCACACTGACCTTCACCTACACGCCGGAGCCCGGGCCGCGGCCACACTGCAGCGCCGCCGGGGCCATCCTGCGGGCCGGAAACTCCACCTTGCTCAGCAACAACAGCCAGGAGGCCGGCCCCGGCGTCTACGGCCCCAACAGCACCTCCAACGCGGGAGTCACGTCCTCATCCTCCACCGCCGCGGCCGTGGTCTCCTAA
- the rbpjb gene encoding recombination signal binding protein for immunoglobulin kappa J region b isoform X2, translating into MRNYLKERGDQTVMILHAKVAQKSYGNEKRFFCPPPCVYLMGSGWKKKKEQMERDGCSEQESQPCAFIGIGNSDQEMQQLNLEGKNYCTAKTLYISDSDKRKHFMLSVKMFYGNSTDIGVFLSKRIKVISKPSKKKQSLKNADLCIASGTKVALFNRLRSQTVSTRYLHVEGGNFHASSQQWGAFYIHLLDDEESEGEEFTVRDGYIHYGQTVKLVCSVTGMALPRLIIRKVDKQTALLDADDPVSQLHKCAFYLKDTERMYLCLSQERIIQFQATPCPKEPNKEMINDGASWTIISTDKAEYTFYEGMGPVHSPVTPVPVVESLQLNGGGDVAMLELTGQNFTSNLRVWFGDVEAETMYRCAESMLCVVPDISAFREGWRWVRQPVQVPVTLVRNDGIIYSTTLTFTYTPEPGPRPHCSAAGAILRAGNSTLLSNNSQEAGPGVYGPNSTSNAGVTSSSSTAAAVVS; encoded by the exons ATGAGGAATTACCTGAAGGAGCGAGGTGACCAAACTGTCATGATCCTGCACGCAAAAGTTGCACAGAAATCCTATGGCAATGAGAAAAG GTTTTTCTGCCCTCCTCCCTGCGTTTACCTGATGGGCAGTGgctggaagaaaaagaaggagcaGATGGAGCGAGACGGCTGCTCCGAGCAGGAGTCGCAGCCTTGTGCCTTCATCGGCATCGGCAACAGCGACCAAGAAATGCAACAGCTTAACTTAGAGGGAAAg AATTATTGCACAGCCAAAACCTTGTACATATCCGACTCCGACAAGAGAAAGCACTTCATGTTGTCTGTCAAGATGTTCTACGGCAACAGCACTGACATCGGCGTCTTCCTCAGCAAGAGGATCAAAGTCATCTCTAAGCCCTCCAAAAAGAAGCAGTCCCTCAAAAACGCTGACT TGTGCATCGCATCCGGGACCAAGGTGGCGCTCTTCAACCGGCTTCGGTCCCAAACGGTCAGCACGCGCTATCTACATGTGGAGGGCGGCAACTTCCACGCCAGCTCCCAGCAGTGGGGCGCCTTTTACATCCACCTGT tggaTGACGAGGAGTCAGAAGGAGAAGAGTTCACTGTGAGAGACGGTTACATCCACTACGGACAGACAGTCAAGCTGGTGTGCTCCGTCACTGGCATGGCGCTGCCCAGATTG ATCATCCGCAAAGTGGACAAGCAGACGGCGCTGCTGGACGCCGACGACCCCGTCTCCCAGCTCCACAAGTGTGCCTTCTACCTGAAGGACACGGAACGCATGTACCTGTGCCTTTCCCAAGAAAGGATCATTCAGTTTCAA GCCACTCCATGCCCAAAGGAACCAAACAAGGAGATGATCAACGACGGCGCCTCCTGGACAATCATCAGCACAGACAAAGCTGAATACACTTTCTACGAGGGCATGGGCCCCGTCCACTCGCCTGTCACCCCCGTGCCTGTGGTAGAGAGCTTACAG CTAAACGGCGGAGGCGACGTCGCCATGCTGGAGCTGACGGGACAGAACTTCACTTCAAATCTGCGGGTCTGGTTCGGAGACGTCGAGGCTGAGACCATGTACAG GTGTGCGGAGAGCATGCTGTGCGTGGTGCCCGACATCTCCGCCTTCCGCGAGGGCTGGCGCTGGGTGCGGCAGCCCGTCCAGGTGCCCGTCACGCTGGTTAGGAACGACGGCATCATTTATTCCACCACACTGACCTTCACCTACACGCCGGAGCCCGGGCCGCGGCCACACTGCAGCGCCGCCGGGGCCATCCTGCGGGCCGGAAACTCCACCTTGCTCAGCAACAACAGCCAGGAGGCCGGCCCCGGCGTCTACGGCCCCAACAGCACCTCCAACGCGGGAGTCACGTCCTCATCCTCCACCGCCGCGGCCGTGGTCTCCTAA